The Undibacterium cyanobacteriorum genomic sequence AGGCGGCAAAGATCGCGAGACTGACAATCCACCAAGGCAAACTTAACGTGCCAAATTTGAGAAGATTTTTCCGCATTGCGCCTCCAGTCTTAAGTTGGGAAGTGATTTTCAAACACTTACATATTGCGCATTGTAGTATGAAAGACTAGTGTTTTTAGAACTTTTTTTCAGTGTCGGAGGTGGGGCGTATAGTGTTTGTGTTATCACAAAAAAAGGGAATTTTGTTGTCAGATTGAGAGGCTGACATCGATGTCGACTCTTTAGTCTGATGCCGAGTCAATGTCAGTCTTATTCTTAATCTTTCTTTAGGCAAGACCTTCAACATATTGTTTGAAATTATCGAGGATCGCTTGCCAGCCCTGTTTTTGAAATTCTAAAGGGTACTCATTTTCAGGATCAAAGCTCACCGTGACTTTGACTGCGTCGGCATGCTCGGCAAATTCGATCTCTGCGGTGCGATCACCGAACTGATAGCTGATGTAACGCAACGGCTCAATTTTTGTGTATGTGCCCGCAAAATCAAATCCCATACTGCCGTCTTTGGCTTCCATGCGTGAGGAGAATAAGCCACCTTCACGCAAGTCGACCGTGGCATGAGGTGCGTGCCAATCAGGTGAGGCAAAATTCCATTGGGTGATGTCGGACGCGGTGGTGTAACGATCCCACACGGATTGGAGGGGCGCTTTTACGGAAGTTTCGACGGTAATTTTCATAGAATTTTCTAAAGAGTTGATTGGAACTGATTCGCGTTAAGCGGGACAGCATATCCCGAAAACTCAGTAGTTGCAAAGTCGGATTGGATGAATTCGAATATAAAACAAAAGCACTCACCAGTATCGCTGGATGAGTGCTTCTCAAAACAAAGCGCGTTAATTTTGGGTATTACAAAACCACATCTGCCGCGCTGATACCAATCAATGCAATCGCATTCGCTGTATTTGTCGGCGTGACTGCCGCGGCGATTTCCATACCGTGAAGGATGTTATCGTTCGGGCTGATATAGCCCAGACCGAGATCGACCGAGAAGGTTTTTGCGACGGTAATTTTATTGTCGAGCAAATCCGCCACCCATCCAAATTCAGCATGGCCTTTGAAGCTGTGTGCAGCATACAGAATGTCGATGACTAGTGAACTCTTGGTCGCTTTACCCAACGCGAGTTGATCGGTCCAATACGC encodes the following:
- a CDS encoding SRPBCC family protein encodes the protein MKITVETSVKAPLQSVWDRYTTASDITQWNFASPDWHAPHATVDLREGGLFSSRMEAKDGSMGFDFAGTYTKIEPLRYISYQFGDRTAEIEFAEHADAVKVTVSFDPENEYPLEFQKQGWQAILDNFKQYVEGLA